The Afipia massiliensis genome has a segment encoding these proteins:
- a CDS encoding alpha-hydroxy acid oxidase, with amino-acid sequence MKNITCIEDLRLLHKRRVPKPFFDYVDGGSYAEETLRANVSDMQKYKFRQRILVDVSKRELTTTILGEPAAMPLILAPVGSTGMQYGDGEIYACRAAQALGIPYTLSTMSICSIEDVAANVDKPFWFQLYVMKDRGFAKSLIERAIAAKCSALVLTVDLQVLGQRHADVKNGLSVPPKLLTLKNIIDFATKPGWVSGILKGKSRNFGNIAGHVAGSQDLGSVSEWVASQFDTTLNWKDVEWIRSIWPGKLIIKGILDVADAREAVKTGAEAIVVSNHGGRQLDGAPSSISVLPEIVQDVGSQTEIMFDGGIRSGQDVMRALALGAKSCMIGRAYIYGLGAGGQAGVTMALDLIGKELSVTMGLCGVNRIDEIDRRVLTDYMQTNAVSSPRN; translated from the coding sequence ATGAAGAACATTACCTGCATCGAGGACCTGCGGCTGCTTCACAAGCGCCGCGTGCCGAAGCCCTTTTTCGACTACGTGGACGGCGGCTCCTATGCGGAAGAAACCCTGCGCGCCAATGTCAGCGACATGCAGAAGTACAAGTTTCGCCAGCGCATTCTCGTGGACGTCTCGAAGCGCGAGCTGACCACCACCATCCTCGGCGAGCCCGCCGCGATGCCGCTGATCCTGGCGCCGGTCGGCTCGACCGGCATGCAGTATGGCGACGGCGAGATTTACGCCTGCCGCGCCGCGCAGGCGCTCGGCATTCCCTACACCCTCTCGACCATGTCGATCTGCTCGATCGAGGACGTCGCGGCGAATGTCGACAAGCCGTTCTGGTTTCAGCTTTACGTCATGAAGGATCGCGGCTTCGCGAAATCACTCATTGAACGCGCCATCGCCGCGAAATGCAGCGCGCTGGTGCTGACCGTCGATCTGCAGGTGCTGGGGCAGCGTCACGCCGACGTCAAGAACGGCCTGTCGGTGCCGCCGAAACTGCTGACACTGAAGAACATCATCGACTTCGCCACCAAGCCGGGCTGGGTCTCGGGCATCCTGAAGGGCAAGAGCCGGAATTTCGGCAACATCGCCGGCCATGTCGCCGGGTCGCAGGATCTCGGCTCGGTTTCCGAATGGGTCGCCTCGCAGTTCGACACCACGCTGAACTGGAAGGACGTCGAATGGATCCGCAGCATCTGGCCGGGCAAACTCATCATCAAGGGCATCCTCGATGTCGCCGATGCGCGCGAAGCAGTGAAGACCGGTGCGGAAGCAATCGTCGTGTCGAACCACGGCGGCCGCCAGCTCGACGGCGCACCGTCATCGATCTCGGTGTTGCCGGAGATCGTGCAGGATGTCGGCTCGCAAACTGAAATCATGTTCGACGGCGGCATCCGCTCCGGTCAGGACGTGATGCGCGCGCTGGCGCTCGGCGCGAAGTCCTGCATGATCGGCCGCGCCTATATCTACGGCCTCGGTGCCGGAGGACAGGCCGGCGTAACCATGGCGCTCGACCTGATCGGCAAGGAGCTGAGCGTGACGATGGGCCTGTGCGGCGTCAATCGTATCGACGAAATCGATCGCCGCGTGCTGACGGATTACATGCAGACCAACGCGGTGAGCAGCCCGAGGAATTGA